The following coding sequences lie in one Candidatus Kinetoplastibacterium sorsogonicusi genomic window:
- a CDS encoding HU family DNA-binding protein, with protein sequence MNKTELIDQISNKVDVSKSSVNKIVDAFIETVKETIKNGDSVTLIGFGTFETSIRAERNGRNPRTGEMMKIKKSIVPKFRPGKGLKEAVN encoded by the coding sequence ATGAATAAAACAGAACTAATAGATCAAATTTCTAATAAAGTTGATGTATCTAAATCTTCTGTCAACAAAATAGTTGATGCATTTATAGAAACAGTAAAAGAAACCATTAAAAATGGTGATTCTGTAACATTAATAGGTTTTGGAACTTTTGAAACTTCAATAAGAGCTGAACGTAATGGTAGGAACCCAAGAACAGGCGAAATGATGAAAATTAAGAAAAGTATAGTACCTAAATTCCGTCCAGGTAAAGGGTTAAAAGAAGCTGTTAATTAA
- the rlmB gene encoding 23S rRNA (guanosine(2251)-2'-O)-methyltransferase RlmB: protein MNYKNIICGFHAINSRLKYYPDSIKEIYIDENRKDKRILSLINLINLNNLTINYINKEELYKISQKNNNQGIVCICDKLNSKVKNLDEILNQETNDLLLLILDGITDPHNLGACLRTASAAGVDAVIAPRNRSATINETVERVSCGASGLVPYIQVTNLARTMRELNERNISLIGTDSIANYSIYDIDATTSIAFVMGAEDKGMRRLSREICSKIVQIPIYSSIESLNVSVSSAICLYEAIRQRKFNNISN from the coding sequence ATGAATTATAAAAATATAATATGTGGTTTTCATGCTATCAATTCTCGTCTAAAATACTATCCTGATTCTATTAAAGAAATATATATAGATGAAAATAGAAAAGATAAAAGAATATTAAGCCTCATAAATTTGATAAACTTAAATAATTTGACAATAAATTATATTAATAAAGAAGAACTTTATAAAATATCACAAAAAAATAATAATCAAGGTATAGTTTGTATATGTGATAAATTAAATTCTAAAGTAAAAAATTTAGATGAAATATTAAATCAAGAAACTAATGACTTACTTTTATTAATACTAGATGGTATAACAGATCCTCATAATTTAGGAGCATGTTTGCGTACAGCTAGTGCAGCTGGTGTTGATGCTGTTATTGCCCCTCGCAATCGCTCTGCTACTATTAATGAAACAGTAGAAAGGGTATCTTGCGGAGCGTCTGGATTGGTTCCATACATACAAGTTACTAACTTAGCTAGAACTATGAGAGAATTAAATGAAAGAAATATTAGCTTAATAGGAACTGATTCTATAGCAAATTATAGTATTTATGATATAGATGCTACAACATCAATAGCTTTTGTTATGGGAGCTGAAGATAAAGGGATGAGGCGACTGTCTCGTGAAATTTGTAGTAAAATTGTACAAATTCCTATATATAGTAGTATTGAAAGCTTGAATGTAAGTGTGTCTTCTGCTATATGTTTATATGAAGCAATTAGACAAAGAAAATTTAATAATATATCAAACTAA